Within the Phaseolus vulgaris cultivar G19833 chromosome 9, P. vulgaris v2.0, whole genome shotgun sequence genome, the region TTATAttagtaatttatttttcatttactcAAAACTATACATACAGAAACAAACTCAATGCTTAACTTTAGTATATATAACATTGGAAAATAATGGTAAAGGGCAAATCTTTTCCATAGTTCACATTTCCAAAACCCAAAACCCAAATAAATTAGATGTAAAATTTACTTAAGTGTGTTTACAGTAACGATATAATATAACGTGAGAATTACTTTCGCTTGCTATTATGACTGTGCTgtgataaatattatttatacagAGTtagtattataattttaatttgtaatacttgagcacacgtGGCTATATAATTATATGACAATTCAGTAATTAtttgtgtttatatatatacaagtttaccacaaaaattatatttacaaaaGGTATGACCCTATGCTACGCTACGCTACGAGATAGGAGAGGACTGCGAcgtgtaaaatattttttttttatttatatactgAATGACATCTTTTGTGAGAAGGAAATAATTTGTGAAAGAACTCCATTTGACAAGAGTAAAAATCTAAAAGATCAAACAGTGTCAAATTTGGAAGCACATTTTTTCTGCGTTGGGTGCTTGCGTTTCCATGGGACCACTTGCTTAAAGCTTTCATAAATGCTTGCCTGCAGTtgtaaaaaagtataattaGATGATGAGATATGAACCTAACCAAGTCATTGCCACAGGGAAGGATTAAATACCCAAACGGTGCAGGCAAAAAAATCCACCCAACCATGAATCACTCACTATTTTTATTGGTAGGAAATTGACGAATCAATTATGCAAAAATTTATGTTCATAAGTCTGACTAATGTACAACATTTCAACCAAGAGAAAAACAGTGTCCTTTTCAAATCTTCTCCTTCAATATCACCTTTCATCATTGACTTGTATGATTTGCGagatctaaaaaatattatgatggGGAACTTCTCAAAAATGTCTTTTGTTTTTTTCCAAAACCCAACAAGCATTTCTCAATCGCAACTAGCAGGAATATCTGAACGTATAAATAACTTTATTATCTGTGAGCTGtaataattaaacttattttAGGTGTTTTTAGTTCAAGAAAATGCAAAACATATAGGTTTTTTAGTGGGTGTTTTTTCTTTAGCCAGGGAGTGAAAGTCCAGCTTTGGATACCCAGATGTTGTTATCGTTTGACTGTTTTAATTTCTGGACTCACAAAAAGTAACCAAATCTTTCCATTCTTGCGTAAGTGTAGGGTCGACTCAGCTTAAGAAAAAATCAAAGACGGAAAGTCCTCTTAAAAAACGAAATCAGTAACTTTttttacaaagaaaataaagCACAATAGTACATataagttttttattataatttcgGTGGCGTTATAATCCACCCAGATAATATGATTAAAGCAAAGAGCAATATTATAGTCTTAGTCAAACATCACTTTTGTCCAAGAAAAATCATAATGCATACCTAATACCTTAGCTGGCTCTGCTTTATCTATGCATGATTTGGACAACATCATTTTCTCATGATACTTTAAGCTACTAAAAAATGTGAATTGTACAACGATAAGTTGtttaaattctttaaaaatttATGACGATAATCCATTATCATACAGTgaataaatgaagaaaatagtTGTAAATACGAAGCGTTTGTTGATTTTAGAGTATGACTTACCCACAAGTGTGACCTTTGCTTGGATACAGTCCAGAAGGATCCTCTTCTGGGAACCCTTGTGATGTTCACATTAGGCATTGTAGTAGAAGAAGAGTGAGGTGAAAAGTCAAAAGTGCCCTCAGCGTCGTCGGTGGTAATCTTCTTGTAACCGTTCCACCTGGAGGACCCAAAGTTGGAATTCCAGTAGCCCCTGGAAGTTCTGTAGGAGGTGGTGAAGGACATGGCTCGGCCCACGTAAGGCCCATCCAACACGGTTGTAGGGGAAGGCCCGTCAACGTTGGTGTCCAACAAAAACAACAACCTCGGAGGCAGTTCCAAGGTTTTTTTAACACTGTTGTCCGGCTCCGATTCGGTGTGGTAATGTCTGGGCTTCCCCGGTGCTTCCTCCCACTTGAAAGGAACCGAAATCGTGGTCTGCGGCGGCGACAGTGGAGGAGGAGTCTCCGCCGCCATGCTTGGCCGTGAGATTAAGAGAGGGAGCTTTGTCGGGGTGTAGGTTGGTTCGTGAACATGATAAAACTTGTTCTCTGAGTCTGACTCCATCATTGGTTGTTGTTCttgattctctctctctctaagaCTGAATCGGTGGAGCTAACCAAGTAGCGTGGTGGTAGGGGCAGCTCATGATGAGATAGTGAACTGGGTGTGTGTGGTTTTATAGAGATGGAAACGTGTCAGTGATTTAATTggtagagagagagagagagagaagaggagGTGAATGAGTGCATTGTGGTTGTTATGGAGAAGTAAAAGAAGTATCATCAGG harbors:
- the LOC137821902 gene encoding uncharacterized protein At4g00950, which encodes MMESDSENKFYHVHEPTYTPTKLPLLISRPSMAAETPPPLSPPQTTISVPFKWEEAPGKPRHYHTESEPDNSVKKTLELPPRLLFLLDTNVDGPSPTTVLDGPYVGRAMSFTTSYRTSRGYWNSNFGSSRWNGYKKITTDDAEGTFDFSPHSSSTTMPNVNITRVPRRGSFWTVSKQRSHLWASIYESFKQVVPWKRKHPTQKKCASKFDTV